Proteins encoded within one genomic window of uncultured Draconibacterium sp.:
- a CDS encoding glycoside hydrolase family 97 protein, translated as MKRLLLIFVLAVGTFFSQAEEITSPNGKMKLTFDLTNGTPVYQLQLEDKTIIKSSKLGLELRDAESLLSGFTVSDSKTSTFDETWKPVWGEQSEIRNHYNELEVTLYQSATNRKMIIRFRVFNDGIGFRYEFPEQENLVYFVVKDERTEFAMDGDHTAFWIPGDYDTQEYDYTKSKLSEIRGLMEKAITPNTSQTPISATAVQTALMMKTDGGYYINLHEAALKDYSCMHLELDDKKMVFKSVLTPDAQGNMAYMQAPCTTPWRTVIAGKKAGDILLSNITLNLNEPCAYENTDWIKPVKYVGVWWEMITGKSSWAYTNVPSVKLGETDYSKTTPNGIHAANTEEVKKYIDFAAENGLDAVLVEGWNEGWEDWFNKSKDFVFDFVTPYPDFDVAELRDYAKSKNVHLMMHHETSSSVRNYERHLDTAYQFMANNNYNSVKSGYVGDIIPRGEYHYGQWMVNHYLYAVKKAADYKIMVNAHEAVRPTGLCRTYPNLIGNESARGTEYEAFGGNHVDHTTILPFTRLIGGPMDYTPGIFETHVSVYNPDNNSQVRTTIARQLALYVTMYSPLQMAADLPTTYEKYMDAFQFIKDVALDWDKSLVLEAEPGDYITYARKEKGSENWFVGRTNDEEARTSEISFDFLNPDQKYIATVYADAKDADWKTNPQAYEINKYVVSSKSGLKQQCAPGGGYAISIIPANDKSELKGLKKL; from the coding sequence ATGAAGAGATTACTATTGATTTTTGTGCTCGCCGTCGGCACATTCTTTAGCCAGGCTGAAGAAATTACTTCTCCGAACGGAAAAATGAAACTTACCTTTGATTTAACAAATGGAACGCCGGTCTATCAACTTCAACTGGAAGACAAAACAATCATCAAATCCAGCAAACTTGGGCTCGAATTAAGAGATGCGGAATCACTGTTAAGCGGGTTTACCGTTTCCGACAGTAAAACTTCCACTTTCGATGAAACATGGAAACCGGTTTGGGGCGAACAAAGCGAGATTCGTAACCACTACAACGAACTGGAGGTTACTTTATACCAGTCGGCCACCAACCGGAAAATGATCATCCGTTTCCGTGTTTTTAACGACGGAATTGGTTTTCGTTATGAATTTCCGGAACAGGAAAACCTGGTTTATTTTGTGGTGAAAGACGAACGCACCGAGTTCGCAATGGACGGCGACCACACTGCATTCTGGATTCCTGGCGATTACGACACGCAGGAATACGATTACACCAAATCGAAGTTATCAGAAATTCGTGGATTGATGGAAAAGGCAATTACGCCAAATACATCGCAAACGCCAATCTCGGCCACCGCTGTACAAACTGCTTTAATGATGAAAACCGACGGTGGTTATTACATCAACCTCCACGAAGCTGCGTTGAAAGATTATTCGTGCATGCACCTCGAGTTAGATGATAAAAAGATGGTTTTTAAATCGGTTCTAACACCCGATGCACAAGGAAACATGGCCTACATGCAGGCTCCTTGTACAACGCCGTGGCGAACGGTTATTGCCGGTAAAAAAGCTGGCGATATTCTGCTTTCAAATATCACACTTAATTTGAATGAACCTTGTGCATACGAAAATACCGACTGGATTAAACCGGTGAAATATGTTGGCGTTTGGTGGGAAATGATCACCGGAAAAAGTTCGTGGGCATACACCAATGTGCCAAGTGTAAAACTGGGTGAAACTGATTATTCAAAAACTACTCCGAACGGAATTCATGCAGCAAACACTGAAGAAGTAAAAAAATACATTGATTTTGCCGCAGAAAATGGCTTGGATGCTGTTTTGGTAGAAGGCTGGAACGAAGGCTGGGAAGACTGGTTCAATAAATCGAAAGACTTTGTTTTTGACTTTGTTACGCCCTACCCCGATTTTGATGTTGCCGAATTGCGCGACTACGCAAAAAGCAAAAATGTACACCTGATGATGCACCACGAAACTTCAAGCTCGGTGCGTAACTACGAGCGCCATTTAGATACGGCCTACCAGTTTATGGCCAACAACAACTACAACTCGGTAAAAAGCGGTTATGTGGGCGATATAATTCCGCGTGGCGAATACCACTACGGACAATGGATGGTGAACCACTACTTATACGCAGTAAAAAAAGCTGCCGATTACAAAATTATGGTGAATGCGCACGAAGCAGTTCGCCCAACAGGTTTGTGCCGGACTTATCCCAACCTGATTGGTAACGAATCGGCGCGGGGGACCGAGTACGAAGCTTTTGGAGGAAACCATGTAGATCACACAACCATTCTTCCGTTTACACGTTTGATTGGTGGACCGATGGATTACACTCCGGGTATTTTCGAAACGCACGTTAGCGTGTACAATCCTGATAATAATTCGCAGGTTCGTACAACCATTGCGCGCCAGTTGGCATTGTATGTTACCATGTACAGTCCGCTGCAAATGGCTGCCGATTTGCCGACTACTTACGAGAAATATATGGATGCTTTCCAGTTCATAAAAGACGTGGCTCTTGATTGGGATAAGTCGTTGGTTTTGGAAGCAGAACCGGGTGATTACATTACTTACGCCCGAAAAGAAAAAGGAAGCGAAAACTGGTTTGTGGGGCGCACAAACGACGAAGAAGCCCGCACTTCGGAAATCAGTTTTGATTTTCTGAATCCTGATCAGAAATACATAGCAACGGTTTATGCCGATGCAAAAGATGCCGATTGGAAAACCAATCCACAAGCTTATGAGATCAATAAATACGTGGTTTCAAGCAAATCGGGATTAAAACAACAATGTGCTCCCGGTGGCGGTTATGCAATTAGCATAATTCCTGCCAATGACAAGTCGGAATTAAAAGGATTAAAGAAGCTATAG
- a CDS encoding acyl-ACP thioesterase domain-containing protein, translated as MKHKQELTTKSYFVSRFRELSTSFLFWQMQDIAWEHAEKLGLGFDNLQKEKQFWVLSRLLVKIKRRPQWGEKFTVETWPAGIDGLLALRDIHFIDANGESIIKATTSWLVLDQKTKRIVKLELGSIPLHEERVLETNAGKVKPVKSEEEVFFSPVLFNEIDVNQHFNSGRYLERIIDSYDFDFHEQNELTEFEVNFVKEGIQNDRLGIKKQILDKNNHICSVVRESDGADLIRARLVWSPRKQT; from the coding sequence ATGAAACACAAACAGGAATTAACAACAAAATCATATTTCGTTAGCCGTTTCAGGGAACTTTCTACTTCCTTCCTGTTTTGGCAAATGCAGGATATTGCCTGGGAACACGCCGAAAAATTAGGCCTTGGGTTTGATAATCTCCAAAAGGAAAAACAATTTTGGGTATTATCGCGCCTGCTGGTTAAAATAAAACGGCGCCCGCAATGGGGCGAGAAATTTACAGTTGAAACCTGGCCTGCCGGAATTGATGGATTGCTGGCACTTCGCGACATTCATTTTATTGATGCCAACGGCGAAAGTATAATTAAAGCTACCACCAGTTGGCTGGTGCTCGACCAAAAAACCAAACGAATTGTAAAACTGGAACTGGGCTCCATTCCGTTACACGAAGAACGCGTTCTGGAAACAAATGCCGGTAAAGTAAAGCCGGTAAAATCGGAAGAAGAAGTGTTTTTTAGCCCGGTGCTTTTTAACGAAATCGACGTTAACCAGCATTTTAACAGCGGACGCTATCTCGAACGTATTATCGACAGCTACGATTTTGATTTCCACGAACAGAATGAGCTCACCGAATTTGAGGTGAATTTTGTAAAAGAAGGCATTCAAAACGACCGGTTGGGAATTAAGAAACAAATTCTGGATAAAAATAATCATATTTGTAGTGTTGTTCGCGAAAGCGACGGAGCCGATTTGATCCGCGCCCGACTAGTTTGGAGCCCGCGGAAACAGACTTAA
- a CDS encoding RagB/SusD family nutrient uptake outer membrane protein, with translation MKKTKILSLVFVFFLSFLYQGCTDLDEEVFDKLPVDEFGNTELQINSLIAPIYRTLKGVFPGNYFLLSECSADMAITPTRKGGDWWDGGQYKELRLHTWTPNTSLVRDSYNSAMESISSCNKIYSMIEENESITDKEQILAEIRGVRAFWYYLLLDYYGNVPIVTDFNDTSNPATESRTNVYQFVLSELNAIKDIVRDDVTAASYGKVTKGVVNTLLAKMYLNAEVWYPEGGPKWQECIDACDEVMGMDYVLEPNFKASFVVQNQNSKEIIFPIVFSTADEGNHIHKRTLHYLDPIPLNLNVGTWNGVSAMPQYVKDFDEDDKRVDWSFLIGPMYDTDGSVLITAHGRELIHTIDIEIKYNLDEDGWGQVEQEEGARCSKWDFESGLNGDMENDMAIFRLADIYLMKAEALVRMDEDNAEATRLINLLRARAFDSADKLYSSVTLDDVYKERRFELAWEISARQDMIRFGTFLDEIPGWKDVTPEKCLIFPIPQTALDANPELVQNPDY, from the coding sequence ATGAAAAAAACAAAAATATTATCACTTGTTTTCGTCTTCTTTCTTTCATTTTTATATCAAGGATGTACTGATCTTGACGAAGAAGTATTTGATAAACTGCCGGTAGATGAGTTTGGAAATACTGAATTGCAAATTAACTCTCTTATTGCCCCAATATACCGTACACTTAAAGGTGTATTTCCTGGCAATTATTTTCTGTTAAGCGAGTGCTCTGCCGATATGGCAATTACTCCCACACGAAAAGGAGGCGACTGGTGGGATGGTGGACAATATAAAGAATTAAGACTACACACCTGGACTCCTAATACCAGTTTAGTTCGCGACTCTTACAATTCAGCAATGGAAAGTATCTCTAGCTGTAATAAAATTTACTCGATGATTGAGGAAAACGAGAGTATTACCGATAAAGAACAAATCCTTGCAGAAATTAGAGGCGTGCGCGCATTTTGGTATTACTTGCTGCTCGACTATTACGGAAACGTTCCGATTGTAACCGATTTTAACGACACGTCAAATCCGGCAACCGAATCAAGAACGAATGTTTACCAGTTCGTTTTAAGTGAGTTGAATGCCATTAAAGACATCGTTCGGGATGATGTAACTGCAGCAAGTTATGGTAAAGTTACCAAGGGAGTGGTGAATACGCTTTTGGCAAAAATGTATTTAAATGCAGAAGTTTGGTATCCTGAAGGCGGCCCTAAATGGCAGGAATGTATTGATGCCTGCGATGAGGTTATGGGAATGGATTATGTGCTGGAGCCTAATTTTAAAGCCAGCTTTGTAGTTCAAAACCAAAACTCGAAAGAGATAATTTTCCCAATAGTTTTTAGTACTGCCGACGAGGGAAATCATATTCATAAAAGAACATTGCACTATTTAGATCCGATTCCTCTAAACCTAAACGTGGGAACATGGAATGGTGTTAGTGCTATGCCTCAGTATGTTAAAGATTTTGATGAAGATGACAAGCGTGTTGATTGGTCATTTTTAATAGGACCAATGTACGATACTGATGGTTCAGTTCTTATAACTGCTCATGGTCGCGAATTAATTCATACCATTGACATTGAGATAAAATATAACCTTGATGAAGATGGTTGGGGACAGGTTGAGCAGGAAGAAGGAGCACGCTGCTCAAAATGGGATTTTGAAAGTGGTTTGAACGGAGATATGGAAAATGATATGGCTATTTTCAGGTTGGCTGACATTTATTTAATGAAAGCTGAAGCTTTGGTTCGTATGGATGAGGATAATGCAGAAGCTACCCGTTTGATAAACTTATTAAGAGCACGTGCATTTGATAGTGCTGATAAATTGTACTCAAGTGTTACCTTGGACGATGTATACAAAGAACGTCGTTTTGAATTAGCATGGGAGATTTCAGCGCGTCAGGATATGATTCGCTTCGGAACATTCCTTGATGAAATTCCTGGGTGGAAAGACGTAACCCCGGAAAAATGTCTGATTTTCCCAATTCCGCAAACTGCATTAGATGCGAACCCGGAATTGGTACAAAATCCGGATTACTAG
- a CDS encoding TonB-dependent receptor, which translates to MRLATILILTTFFAASANSYSQTAKFSMQLNDVTLKQVFHEIEKSSDFIIVYSDDIVNPNRRVNVKVSSESVQNVLEQALNETNLTYAISDRQIAIMNKSETLDKILDQQAKTISGVVNDADGGPIPGVSVVVEGTTIGTVTDADGTFELNVPTDATKLLFSFVGFQTQEVIIGTQSLFNITLQEDVMQLDEVVAIGYGTQQKREVTGSISNVSEKDFNKGLTQDAVDLLKGKVAGLSITLGSGDVTSEQTIRLRGTSSLTGSSQPFIVIDGVPGLSMSSVAPQDIESISVLKDASAAAIYGSRSASGVILITTKKGKNNESIIEYDGYMAASTVTNVPDVLTAQEWRDYTSANGIDTEGLDLGANTDWFDEIMRTGISQNHNFSFSGGGKTSNYRASISYLDQKGVVNDNEMERFNARFSFNQKALGDKLNVAFTGAITTRDYSPTDTRNFVLAYNMIPVAPVKYDDGTWFDTQEYDQGNPVRNIEYNSQLNKRNLYFGNVDVQLDLVEGLTAGVKLHKQRETNDYGQYYNSETERGRNDQGYAKREGWTADKNLLETTLNYQKSINDHKIGLLAGYSYEKNEYQNSGAQNRQFVTDFFGYDNLGAGENLRPSDVWSGANMNKLVSFFGRVNYNYKMKYIFTASFRYDGSSKFGDNHKWATFPSVSAAWRINEESFMQGADFLDDLKLRVGYGISGNQDGIDPYKSLELYGSEGQYYDNGKWYRAYQISQNANENLKWEETSMFNIGLDYNILNSRINGTIEYYNKKTSDLLYTYQVPVPPYLYPDMLANVGTMSNKGFEFLISGDIIRKNDFRWTTSINLAHNKNKITKLSNDEFSTSSILTGDAWIRGGSSNTTHIVEEGKEVGTFYGWLCEGLDEDGMYIMDDMIDGEPGLTNDDRTYIGSAQPKLTYGISNIINYKNWELNFFFRGVYGNDLLNFSKMSYATTQWLPGANVLHDALTIGLADNPKYCSYYIEKGSFLKLDNLSLSYSFDVSKIEYIRKLRVYVTGQNLFTITNYTGLDPEVEMAGLDPGVEGREYYPKSRTVSLGVNISF; encoded by the coding sequence TTATAATTGTTTATTCTGACGACATTGTAAATCCTAACCGTCGTGTAAATGTGAAAGTTAGTAGCGAGTCGGTTCAGAATGTGCTGGAACAGGCATTGAACGAAACGAACCTTACCTATGCGATAAGCGATCGCCAAATTGCGATTATGAATAAATCGGAAACACTTGATAAAATTCTTGACCAACAGGCTAAAACTATTTCGGGAGTTGTAAACGATGCCGACGGAGGCCCAATCCCCGGCGTGTCGGTTGTTGTTGAAGGAACTACCATCGGAACTGTTACTGATGCTGATGGTACCTTCGAGTTAAATGTTCCTACAGATGCAACGAAACTTTTATTTTCTTTTGTGGGATTTCAAACACAAGAAGTTATAATAGGTACACAATCGTTATTTAACATCACCTTGCAGGAAGATGTTATGCAACTTGACGAAGTGGTGGCAATCGGTTATGGAACCCAACAGAAACGTGAAGTTACCGGATCTATCAGTAACGTATCGGAAAAGGATTTTAACAAGGGCCTGACCCAGGATGCCGTAGATTTGTTAAAAGGTAAAGTTGCTGGTCTTTCCATTACTTTGGGAAGTGGCGATGTAACCTCCGAACAAACAATCCGTTTGCGGGGTACATCTTCGCTAACCGGAAGTAGCCAGCCGTTTATTGTAATCGACGGTGTTCCGGGATTAAGTATGTCATCTGTAGCTCCTCAGGATATTGAATCAATTAGTGTTTTGAAAGATGCTTCTGCTGCCGCTATTTACGGTTCGCGTTCAGCCAGTGGAGTAATCCTGATCACCACTAAAAAGGGAAAAAATAATGAAAGTATAATTGAATACGATGGTTACATGGCGGCCAGTACGGTAACAAATGTTCCCGATGTGCTTACTGCTCAAGAATGGCGCGATTATACCTCAGCCAATGGAATTGATACGGAAGGGCTTGATTTGGGGGCAAATACAGATTGGTTTGATGAAATTATGCGAACAGGAATCAGCCAAAACCATAACTTTTCATTCTCAGGTGGTGGTAAAACCAGTAATTATCGGGCATCAATCTCTTACCTCGATCAAAAAGGAGTTGTAAACGATAACGAGATGGAACGTTTCAATGCACGTTTCTCTTTCAACCAAAAAGCGTTGGGCGATAAATTAAATGTTGCGTTTACCGGTGCTATTACCACCCGTGATTACTCACCAACCGATACCCGTAATTTTGTATTGGCATACAATATGATTCCGGTTGCTCCTGTAAAATATGACGACGGTACATGGTTCGATACACAGGAATATGACCAGGGAAACCCGGTGCGTAATATCGAATATAATAGTCAACTGAATAAGCGAAATCTTTATTTCGGAAATGTTGATGTACAGTTAGATTTGGTTGAAGGACTGACTGCAGGTGTAAAATTACACAAGCAAAGAGAAACAAACGATTATGGTCAATATTACAACTCGGAAACAGAAAGAGGACGTAACGACCAGGGATATGCTAAACGCGAAGGCTGGACCGCGGATAAAAACTTGCTGGAAACTACTTTGAACTATCAAAAATCAATTAATGATCACAAAATTGGATTGTTGGCTGGTTATTCTTACGAAAAAAACGAATACCAAAATTCAGGTGCACAAAACAGACAATTTGTAACCGACTTTTTTGGATATGATAATTTAGGGGCAGGAGAAAATCTTCGTCCATCTGATGTTTGGTCAGGAGCGAATATGAATAAGCTTGTTTCGTTTTTTGGAAGGGTAAATTATAACTATAAGATGAAGTATATTTTTACAGCTTCATTTCGTTATGATGGTTCGTCTAAGTTTGGAGATAATCACAAATGGGCAACATTCCCTTCGGTTTCAGCAGCGTGGCGAATTAACGAAGAATCGTTTATGCAAGGAGCTGATTTTTTAGATGATTTAAAACTTCGTGTTGGTTATGGTATATCAGGAAATCAGGACGGAATTGATCCGTACAAATCTTTAGAGCTTTATGGTAGCGAGGGGCAGTATTACGACAATGGAAAATGGTACAGAGCATATCAGATTAGCCAGAATGCTAACGAAAACCTGAAGTGGGAAGAAACATCAATGTTTAATATTGGTTTGGATTACAATATTCTGAATAGCCGGATAAATGGTACCATTGAATACTATAATAAGAAAACCTCAGATTTGTTATATACTTACCAGGTTCCGGTGCCACCGTATCTTTATCCTGATATGTTAGCCAATGTGGGAACAATGTCAAACAAAGGCTTTGAATTCCTGATTAGCGGAGATATTATTCGTAAAAACGATTTTAGGTGGACTACCTCAATAAACCTGGCTCACAATAAAAATAAAATCACAAAACTATCAAACGATGAATTTTCAACCAGCTCAATTTTAACTGGTGATGCATGGATTCGCGGTGGTTCTAGTAATACAACTCATATTGTTGAAGAAGGTAAAGAAGTGGGAACATTCTATGGTTGGCTTTGCGAAGGTCTTGACGAGGATGGAATGTACATTATGGATGATATGATTGACGGAGAACCAGGATTAACCAACGACGACCGTACTTATATCGGGTCGGCTCAACCCAAATTAACTTACGGTATTTCCAATATCATCAATTATAAAAACTGGGAATTGAACTTCTTTTTTAGGGGAGTTTATGGAAACGACCTGTTGAACTTCTCAAAAATGTCGTATGCTACCACACAGTGGTTACCCGGAGCAAATGTGTTACACGATGCGTTAACTATTGGTTTGGCCGATAACCCAAAATATTGTAGCTATTACATCGAAAAAGGGTCCTTCCTTAAATTAGACAATTTGAGCCTGAGTTATAGTTTCGACGTGTCTAAAATTGAGTATATCAGAAAACTGAGGGTATATGTTACCGGACAAAACCTGTTTACTATAACCAATTACACCGGTTTAGATCCGGAAGTTGAAATGGCAGGCCTCGATCCTGGAGTTGAAGGTCGTGAATATTATCCAAAATCAAGGACAGTTTCCTTGGGAGTAAACATCAGCTTTTAA